In Candidatus Binatia bacterium, one genomic interval encodes:
- a CDS encoding FAD-dependent oxidoreductase: MGKEERYDVVIIGAGHNGTTTAAYLAKCGLSVCVLEERPECGGAQETVEPIAGVRIQPHAIANYGGSAPGWEQLELWRYGFRMDWDPSVPLPMDFDRYLFTRDGMSPITEKDKMGWAKITGLLTDPPFYKDLMRATFWCPPHPQGVELNEHTIPYMQVYKQHLPEVWSRELMEMTMFDLMDEHCETEPFKVNMAWTALVSGAHGHMEGVAIPALCSVATVFPPAVAKPVAARGNMHGYYHALFRCAVANGAIFRACCPVEEIIIENGRAAGVRLRDDATWGAKKIWANKAVISAAHIKPTFLKMIGPRHLDTGFIQRIKDLSLKGGSLYMTHFLTREELRYRPKYQRQPAEKYPFLGPFFPSDSREIYFENVRDVLGHQANLTLPPDKAMWGMVSSNLYDPTNPQCTREGYVINGPLWMMVPTPEYQVEGIDAMDREKEKWNEYMRQALACVVENVEEPNLVRILGETPWEQELRNTGMMGGSWYGTRCDRDEWWNERPLPELSRYRVPGIDGLYLAHQSAAHPGGLCLMAVGYNLMHILIEDGVAQPGKWWYPSPWYMPQEGKISAKLG, from the coding sequence ATGGGTAAGGAAGAACGGTACGATGTCGTTATCATAGGTGCCGGTCACAACGGCACCACGACCGCGGCGTATCTGGCGAAGTGCGGACTGAGCGTCTGCGTGCTGGAGGAGCGGCCGGAGTGTGGCGGAGCGCAGGAGACGGTCGAACCCATAGCCGGGGTGCGTATCCAGCCTCACGCCATCGCCAACTATGGCGGATCTGCCCCGGGCTGGGAGCAACTCGAACTGTGGCGTTACGGCTTCCGGATGGATTGGGACCCTAGTGTGCCGCTCCCGATGGATTTCGATCGCTATCTGTTCACCCGCGACGGGATGTCGCCGATCACCGAGAAAGACAAGATGGGCTGGGCCAAGATCACCGGCCTTTTGACCGATCCGCCGTTTTACAAAGATCTGATGCGCGCCACGTTCTGGTGCCCGCCGCATCCCCAAGGCGTCGAGCTGAACGAACACACCATCCCCTACATGCAGGTGTACAAGCAGCACCTGCCCGAGGTGTGGAGCCGGGAACTGATGGAAATGACGATGTTCGACCTGATGGACGAGCATTGTGAAACGGAACCGTTCAAGGTGAACATGGCGTGGACGGCGCTGGTCTCGGGCGCGCACGGCCACATGGAAGGGGTAGCCATCCCGGCGCTCTGCAGCGTGGCCACCGTGTTCCCGCCGGCGGTGGCCAAACCGGTGGCCGCGCGCGGCAACATGCACGGCTACTACCACGCGCTCTTTCGCTGCGCGGTCGCCAACGGAGCGATATTCCGCGCCTGCTGCCCGGTCGAGGAGATCATCATCGAGAACGGGCGCGCCGCCGGCGTGCGCTTGCGCGACGACGCAACCTGGGGCGCCAAGAAGATCTGGGCGAACAAAGCGGTGATCAGCGCGGCGCACATCAAGCCGACCTTCCTCAAAATGATCGGTCCGCGGCATCTGGACACCGGTTTCATCCAGCGCATCAAGGACCTCAGCCTCAAGGGCGGCAGTCTCTATATGACGCACTTTCTCACCCGTGAGGAACTGCGCTACCGTCCCAAGTATCAGCGGCAGCCGGCGGAGAAGTACCCGTTCCTCGGCCCCTTCTTCCCCTCTGACAGCCGCGAGATCTACTTCGAGAATGTTCGCGACGTGCTGGGACACCAGGCGAACCTCACGCTGCCGCCGGATAAGGCGATGTGGGGTATGGTGTCCAGTAACTTGTACGATCCGACGAACCCGCAGTGCACCCGCGAAGGCTACGTCATCAACGGGCCGCTGTGGATGATGGTGCCCACCCCCGAGTACCAGGTCGAAGGTATCGACGCGATGGACCGGGAGAAAGAAAAGTGGAACGAGTACATGCGCCAAGCCCTCGCCTGTGTCGTCGAGAATGTCGAAGAACCGAACCTGGTACGGATCTTGGGCGAGACGCCGTGGGAGCAGGAACTCCGTAACACGGGAATGATGGGCGGTTCGTGGTACGGCACCCGCTGTGACCGCGACGAGTGGTGGAACGAACGGCCACTGCCGGAACTCTCGCGCTATCGCGTACCGGGCATCGACGGCCTCTACCTGGCGCACCAGTCGGCGGCGCATCCCGGCGGCCTGTGCCTGATGGCCGTCGGCTACAACCTGATGCACATTCTCATCGAGGACGGCGTCGCCCAACCCGGCAAGTGGTGGTACCCGTCACCTTGGTACATGCCACAAGAAGGCAAGATTTCCGCCAAACTTGGTTGA